Part of the Acidimicrobiia bacterium genome is shown below.
GGCCTGACGGAGGGGGGACCCGATGGTCGTTCGACGTGCCGTGCTGGTGGCGGCGCTCGTGCTCGCCCTGGCGGCGATGGGCCTCGCCAGCGGGACCGCTGGCGCCGCCGGTGGTGGCGGCGGCGGCGCGCAGTTCCCGGGCCCGAAGCCGGGCAAGGCGTCGACCCCGTGCACGAACGACCCGGGGATCAGCGACACCCAGATCAAGGTCGGCGGCATCCTGCCCCAGAGCGGACCGAGCGCGCCGTCCTTCGCCGACTCCGAGAACGGCATGCGGGCCCGCTTCGACCTCGCGAACGCGACGAACGAGCTCGGCCGGCGCAAGATCAGCTTCACGGCCGAGGACGACGCCGGCGACCCCGCCCGCAACGTGACCGCGGCCCAGAAGCTCGTCGAGCAGGACAACGTCTTCGGGATCGTCGAGAACAGCCTCTCCGCGGACGCCAGCGCCCGGTACCTGCACCAGAAGGGGATCCCCGTCGCCGGCTGGCACCTCGGGCTCGCCTCGTTCGGGACCTACCCGAACATGTTCGGGTGGCGGAACAGCTTCCCGCCCGACGCCGGCAAGAACACGTTCACGACGCTGAACGTCGACTTCCTGAACACGAGAGCCGTGACGAAGGTCGCGCTGGTCGGCGCGAACACCGCGAACAGCTCCACGTTCGTCGACCAGATCGACCGGGCCATCAAGCTCGCGGGCCAGGGCATCAAGGTCGTCTACAAGACGACCAGCGTGACCGTCGATCAGCGCGACTTCACGGCGGAAGCGCAGCGGATCAAGGACTCCGGCGCCGACGCCGTCGCCACCGGGATGGACTTCCTCCAGGACACCGCCCTGTCGGCGGCGCTGAACCAAGACAACTACAAGGTGAAGGTCATCCTTTTCCCCGCCGCTGAGGACTCCCGGATCCTGCACCTGCCCGGCATCGAGGGCGCGTACTTCGGGACCGAGGTGATCCCGTTCGAGCTGAACCCGCCGGCGTACCTGACCTACAAGGCCCAGATGCAGAAGGAGGGCAAGTTCTTCGAGGGCGAGGTCCCCTACATCGGCTGGCTCTCGGCCGACACGTTCATCGAGGGCCTGAAGGCGGCGGGTGTGAGCTGCCCGACCCGCAAGGGCTTCATCAAGAACCTGCGCGCCGAGAAGAACTGGACCGCCCACGGCGCCTTCAATCCCGTCGACTTCGCCAAGGCCTTCGGGAAGCCGCTGTACTGCGTGTACTTCGTCCAGGTGCAGAACGCCACCTTCATCCCGCAGTTCGGGGGCAAGCCGTTCTGTGCCTCCCGGGCGATCAACGGCAACAAGGTGACGAAGCTGACGCCGGCACAGATCGCGAACGGCTGACCGACCGACGGTCGAAGGTCCAGCCCGGCTCGACCGAGCCGGGCGGGACCCGACCGGGGAGGCACGTTGCAGGGCTACATCCTCGCGGGCCTGGTGCTGGGGAGCGTGTACGCAATCTCCGCGCTCGGGCTCGTCCTCACGTACGCGTCGTCCCGCGTCGTCAACTTCGCGCACGGCGCAACCGCGTACGCGGTCGCGATCTTCTACCACTGGCTGAACCACGAGCAGGGCTGGTCGATCCCAGCCTCCGCGCTGGTGTCCCTCCTCGTGTTCTCGCCGCTGCTCGGCCTCGGGCTCTGGGCGCTGCTGTTCCGGTGGCTCACGCACGCGCCGGCCGAGATCCGCTTCCTCGCGACCGTCGGCCTGTGGGTGGCCCTGCCCGCGGCGGTCCGAATCGTCTTCCCGTTCAGCCAGGCGGAGGTGTACCAGCCCCAGGGCCTGGCGCGACTCCCGGCCGAGATCTTCCACCTCAGCGTGTTCGACCTCTCGATCAACGCGAACCAGCTCGTGATCCTGGTCGGGGGCGCCGCGATCGTGGTCGGGCTCACCGTGATCCTGCGCCTCACCCCCATGGGCCTCGCCACGCGCGCCACGGTCGACTCGCCGCGCTCGGCCGAGGTCTCGGGGATCAACACGCGCGTCGTCACCGCCGGGTCGTGGGCCCTCGGTACCACGATGGCCGGCTTCGCGGGGATCCTCCTCGCGCCCCTGCTCGGCCTGAACGACCTGGAGTTCACGCTCCTGCTGGTCGCCTCGATCGCGGCGGCGGTGGTCGGCCGCCTGACCAGCCTCCCGCTCACGTTCGCCGGCGCGATGGTCATCGGCCTGATCCAAGGCGTGTCCGTCGACTTCCTCCCGAGCACCGGCGTCCTGGCCCGAGGCTTCAAGCCCAGCGTCCCGTTCATCGTGATGCTCGCGTGCCTGCTCCTGTACCAGGGGCTGCGGCGCGAGCGGTTCGAGGTCGACCTGCGATCCGGGTCGTTCCGACCCGAGGCGCCGGCGGCGCCGCGGGCTCGCGGCTGGCGGGCTGCGCTCGGCCCGCTCGC
Proteins encoded:
- a CDS encoding ABC transporter substrate-binding protein — protein: MVVRRAVLVAALVLALAAMGLASGTAGAAGGGGGGAQFPGPKPGKASTPCTNDPGISDTQIKVGGILPQSGPSAPSFADSENGMRARFDLANATNELGRRKISFTAEDDAGDPARNVTAAQKLVEQDNVFGIVENSLSADASARYLHQKGIPVAGWHLGLASFGTYPNMFGWRNSFPPDAGKNTFTTLNVDFLNTRAVTKVALVGANTANSSTFVDQIDRAIKLAGQGIKVVYKTTSVTVDQRDFTAEAQRIKDSGADAVATGMDFLQDTALSAALNQDNYKVKVILFPAAEDSRILHLPGIEGAYFGTEVIPFELNPPAYLTYKAQMQKEGKFFEGEVPYIGWLSADTFIEGLKAAGVSCPTRKGFIKNLRAEKNWTAHGAFNPVDFAKAFGKPLYCVYFVQVQNATFIPQFGGKPFCASRAINGNKVTKLTPAQIANG